In a genomic window of Dyadobacter fermentans DSM 18053:
- a CDS encoding MGH1-like glycoside hydrolase domain-containing protein, which produces MLKAEDYKHHVTYFNRMEDENKVNAIPNAQSWEWMKANVPLFDCPQDNFREIYYYRWWTYRKHIHNTPQGFVITEFIVNRNYADKYNMISCALGHHIYEGRWLHDQRYLNDNVHVWFRGNEGGRMKKLLNFSSWTADALYNRYKVTQDKAYLLDMLPDLDSEYKAWEKDRRTESGLFWQTDVKDGMEESLSGGRREQNARPTINSYMYGNAKALSAMAALKGDDGMSKLYAAKADTLKRLIDSKLWNADSSFFETVKKRGKGPFAGVKEATGFIPWYFDIPDEKYDGAWKQVADPTGFNAPFGLTTAERRHPGFRTHGCCQCEWDGAVWPFATAQTLTGLANRLNAPKPEVVADTTYFGLLEKYVESQYYRGKPYIGEYLDEKTGYWLKGDQERSRYYNHSTFNDLIITGLVGLRPRADEVIEVNPLIPQDKWDWFCLDDVLYHGKRLTILWDRDGSHYKKGKGLQVFVNGKKAGSSERISKILIEP; this is translated from the coding sequence GTGCTGAAAGCGGAGGATTACAAGCACCATGTGACGTATTTCAACCGGATGGAGGATGAAAACAAGGTAAATGCGATCCCTAACGCGCAGTCGTGGGAATGGATGAAAGCCAATGTGCCGCTGTTCGACTGTCCGCAGGATAATTTCCGCGAAATATATTACTACCGCTGGTGGACCTACCGGAAGCACATTCACAACACGCCGCAGGGCTTTGTGATCACCGAATTTATTGTCAACAGGAATTATGCAGATAAATATAATATGATCAGTTGCGCCCTCGGCCATCACATTTACGAAGGCCGTTGGCTGCACGATCAGCGTTATCTGAACGACAATGTGCACGTGTGGTTCCGCGGGAACGAAGGCGGGCGCATGAAAAAGCTGCTCAATTTCAGCAGCTGGACCGCCGACGCATTATACAACCGCTACAAAGTGACCCAGGATAAGGCGTACCTGCTCGATATGCTGCCTGATTTGGATTCGGAATACAAGGCGTGGGAGAAAGACCGGCGCACGGAAAGCGGCCTTTTCTGGCAAACCGACGTAAAGGACGGCATGGAAGAGTCGCTGAGCGGCGGCCGGCGGGAGCAGAATGCGCGTCCGACGATCAACAGTTATATGTACGGCAACGCGAAGGCGCTGTCGGCGATGGCCGCATTGAAAGGTGACGATGGAATGTCGAAGCTGTACGCGGCCAAGGCGGATACCTTGAAAAGGCTCATTGATAGTAAGTTATGGAATGCGGATAGCAGTTTCTTCGAAACAGTAAAGAAGCGGGGCAAAGGCCCTTTTGCGGGTGTGAAAGAGGCGACCGGGTTTATTCCGTGGTATTTCGATATCCCCGATGAAAAATATGATGGAGCCTGGAAGCAAGTGGCTGATCCAACGGGTTTTAATGCGCCATTCGGGCTAACAACCGCCGAGCGACGCCACCCCGGGTTCCGCACGCACGGCTGCTGCCAATGCGAATGGGACGGGGCGGTGTGGCCATTTGCAACGGCGCAAACGCTGACCGGCCTCGCCAACCGCCTCAATGCGCCAAAGCCGGAAGTAGTTGCGGACACGACGTATTTTGGCCTGCTGGAAAAATACGTGGAGTCGCAGTATTACCGAGGGAAGCCCTACATCGGCGAATACCTGGACGAAAAAACCGGTTACTGGCTCAAAGGCGACCAGGAGCGGAGCCGGTACTACAACCACTCGACGTTCAACGACCTGATTATCACCGGACTTGTGGGGCTGCGCCCGCGTGCGGACGAGGTGATCGAGGTAAACCCGCTCATACCGCAGGATAAATGGGACTGGTTTTGCCTCGACGACGTGCTTTACCACGGCAAGCGCCTCACGATCCTCTGGGACCGCGACGGCAGCCATTACAAAAAAGGCAAAGGCTTGCAGGTATTTGTAAACGGTAAAAAAGCCGGCTCGTCCGAACGGATTTCGAAGATTTTAATCGAGCCTTAG
- a CDS encoding DUF6298 domain-containing protein — MERLRYLVKVMKFDTILSLAGLYFLFAPLAFGQKKPKKPSPIALAEDGRLAYTPDSLGNRIVDFSYAGYMAGAQAIPDAPIRVTVPAREGDATARIQAAIDYVGSLPLDPNGLRGAVLLGAGTHRILSGIVIKKSGVILRGSGVGGTVLLGDGRTRETVIRVLGGNNVVLKPKLRVTDSYVPVNAMHFEVENAGSLKTGDRIRVVRPSTAEWIKSLKMEEFGGETGWLGWKPGQRDITWDRTVTAVSGNSITIDAPITTALDAKFGGGFVVPYQWAGRSSHVGIENIRIESTFDTKNLKDENHRWMGVTFENIENAWVRQVTFKHLAGSAVAVYESASKVTVEDCKSLEPVSEIAGQRRNTFFTQGGQTLFLRCYAENGLHDFATGYVAPGPNAFVQCESRLPNGFSGATDSWASGVLFDIVNVDGHALSFNNRGQDGQGAGWTAANSVFWQCYASRIENFAPPGAQNFAFGAWAAFAGDGFWENVNEHIQPRSLYFAQLAGRLGKQVLAGAFLVPKETEASSSPSLDQAAALVEGSHKPAILLTEWIDQAAERTPLTVASPTVKSIDEIGFVQTKNTNTPPALAIRNGWLVHGNELVTGARHEVPWWRGSIRPHDVGAAKPHITRYVPGRVGKGFTDDLPVMTDTLQAQHIAVVDHNYGLWYDRRRDDHERIRRIDGETWPPFYEQPFARSGRGAAWDDLSQYDLQHYNEWYWSRLREFATLADQKGLLLYHQNYFQHNILEAGAHYADFPWRTANNINQVGFPEPPPYAGDKRIFIADQFYDISHPQRKALHRAYIRQCLDNFAGQSSVIQFVSAEYTGPLHFVQFWLDVIGEWEREKGKNAWVALSTTKDVQDAILADPKYAALVDIIDIRYWFRRENGTEYAPEGGKNLAPRQHARIQKTGKVSFGSVYDAVLEYRQKFPGKAVLYNANGAEQHAWAVLLAGGSVSAVPALPKGFLEAVSGMEPFQLKTEPQDNQHYVLAKAGEGLVIYQSANAALQADLTRFTGNYQLQRINARTGAVLGKAERIKGGKVMSLTSQGSDPVIYWFSKK, encoded by the coding sequence TTGGAAAGACTGAGATACTTGGTTAAGGTGATGAAATTCGATACGATCCTGTCGCTGGCAGGATTGTATTTTCTTTTTGCGCCCCTTGCATTCGGGCAAAAAAAGCCGAAAAAGCCTTCTCCAATAGCATTGGCCGAAGACGGGCGGCTGGCATACACCCCCGATTCGCTCGGCAACCGCATCGTCGATTTCTCGTACGCAGGCTACATGGCCGGCGCGCAGGCAATCCCCGACGCGCCCATCCGCGTGACGGTGCCTGCCCGGGAAGGCGACGCCACGGCACGCATTCAGGCGGCGATCGACTATGTGGGTTCGTTGCCGTTGGACCCGAACGGTTTGCGGGGCGCGGTGTTGCTGGGTGCCGGTACGCATCGGATTTTGTCAGGTATCGTCATTAAAAAGTCAGGTGTGATTTTGCGTGGTTCCGGCGTAGGCGGCACGGTGCTGCTGGGCGACGGGCGGACGCGGGAAACGGTGATCCGGGTTTTAGGGGGTAATAATGTGGTTTTAAAACCTAAACTGCGCGTCACGGATAGTTATGTGCCTGTGAATGCCATGCATTTCGAGGTTGAAAATGCAGGTTCGCTCAAAACTGGCGACCGCATTCGCGTGGTGCGGCCTTCTACTGCCGAGTGGATCAAAAGCTTGAAAATGGAGGAATTCGGCGGGGAAACGGGCTGGCTGGGCTGGAAACCTGGGCAGCGCGATATTACCTGGGACCGGACGGTGACGGCGGTTTCCGGCAATAGCATTACCATCGACGCGCCCATCACGACGGCCCTGGACGCAAAGTTCGGCGGCGGTTTTGTCGTGCCTTATCAATGGGCGGGCCGCAGTAGTCATGTAGGGATTGAAAACATCCGCATTGAATCGACATTTGACACCAAAAACCTGAAAGACGAAAACCATCGCTGGATGGGCGTCACGTTCGAAAACATTGAAAATGCCTGGGTAAGGCAGGTTACATTTAAACATTTGGCGGGCTCGGCCGTGGCGGTGTATGAATCGGCGTCGAAGGTGACCGTGGAGGATTGCAAGTCGCTGGAACCGGTTTCCGAGATTGCCGGGCAGCGGCGGAATACGTTTTTCACCCAGGGCGGGCAGACGCTTTTTTTGCGTTGCTACGCCGAAAACGGCTTGCATGATTTTGCCACAGGTTACGTAGCGCCCGGTCCGAATGCATTCGTGCAATGCGAGTCTAGGTTACCGAACGGTTTCAGCGGGGCCACGGATAGCTGGGCTTCCGGTGTGCTGTTTGATATTGTGAATGTGGATGGGCATGCATTGAGTTTCAACAACAGGGGTCAGGACGGACAGGGTGCCGGATGGACCGCCGCTAATTCCGTTTTCTGGCAATGTTACGCGTCACGGATCGAGAATTTTGCACCGCCGGGGGCGCAAAACTTTGCATTCGGGGCCTGGGCGGCCTTTGCGGGGGACGGTTTTTGGGAGAATGTGAATGAGCATATCCAGCCGCGCAGCCTGTATTTTGCCCAATTGGCCGGGCGCCTGGGCAAGCAGGTTTTGGCTGGCGCATTTCTGGTGCCCAAAGAAACGGAGGCATCCAGCAGTCCCAGCCTCGACCAGGCGGCAGCGCTCGTGGAAGGCTCGCACAAACCCGCCATTTTATTGACAGAATGGATCGATCAGGCCGCGGAGCGCACCCCGCTTACAGTGGCTTCCCCGACGGTCAAATCCATTGACGAAATCGGTTTTGTACAAACTAAAAACACTAACACACCGCCTGCATTAGCGATCCGGAATGGCTGGCTCGTGCATGGAAATGAACTTGTTACCGGCGCGCGCCATGAGGTTCCGTGGTGGCGCGGAAGCATCCGTCCGCACGACGTGGGCGCCGCCAAGCCGCACATTACCCGCTACGTGCCCGGGCGCGTGGGCAAGGGTTTTACGGACGATTTGCCGGTGATGACCGACACGCTTCAAGCGCAGCATATTGCCGTGGTGGACCACAATTACGGCCTCTGGTACGACCGCCGCCGCGACGATCATGAGCGCATCCGCCGCATTGACGGCGAGACGTGGCCGCCATTTTACGAGCAGCCGTTTGCGAGAAGCGGCCGGGGCGCGGCCTGGGACGACCTCAGCCAGTACGATTTGCAGCATTATAATGAATGGTACTGGTCGCGCCTGCGCGAATTTGCGACGCTGGCCGACCAAAAGGGGCTGTTGCTGTACCATCAGAACTATTTCCAGCACAATATCCTCGAAGCCGGTGCGCATTATGCGGATTTTCCGTGGCGGACGGCCAACAATATCAATCAGGTGGGCTTTCCCGAACCGCCGCCTTATGCCGGCGACAAGCGGATTTTTATCGCCGATCAGTTTTATGACATCAGCCACCCGCAGCGGAAGGCATTGCACCGGGCCTACATCCGCCAATGCCTCGATAATTTCGCCGGACAAAGCAGTGTCATCCAGTTTGTGAGTGCTGAGTATACCGGCCCGCTGCATTTCGTGCAGTTCTGGCTGGATGTGATCGGGGAATGGGAGCGGGAAAAGGGCAAAAATGCATGGGTGGCGTTGAGCACGACGAAGGACGTTCAGGATGCGATCCTGGCTGATCCCAAATATGCGGCGTTAGTGGATATCATTGATATCCGCTACTGGTTCCGTCGCGAAAACGGCACCGAATATGCGCCGGAAGGCGGTAAAAACCTCGCGCCGCGCCAGCATGCGCGCATTCAGAAAACGGGTAAGGTGTCGTTCGGCTCAGTGTATGACGCGGTTTTGGAATACAGGCAAAAATTTCCTGGAAAAGCGGTGCTTTACAATGCAAACGGCGCGGAGCAGCATGCCTGGGCAGTGCTGCTTGCGGGCGGTTCCGTGAGCGCGGTGCCGGCATTGCCGAAAGGGTTTTTGGAAGCGGTTTCAGGAATGGAGCCTTTTCAGCTGAAAACGGAACCGCAGGATAATCAGCATTATGTCCTGGCCAAAGCAGGCGAGGGGTTGGTCATTTATCAGTCGGCTAATGCGGCTTTGCAAGCGGACCTGACGCGATTCACTGGTAATTATCAATTGCAGCGTATCAATGCACGAACGGGGGCGGTTTTAGGAAAAGCTGAGCGAATTAAAGGTGGAAAAGTAATGTCATTGACTTCCCAGGGGAGTGATCCGGTTATCTATTGGTTTTCGAAAAAGTAA
- a CDS encoding pectate lyase family protein: MNPIPKHSLQLALAGLLFGSAAFAQYPKIPSAAKKTSDSLLAEAERKSEIAWQKALPIIEAEAKKGKPYIPWAARPVDLPQSDIPAFPGAEGGGAFSFGGRGGKVYVVKSLADSGPGTLRDACEQGGARIIVFNVAGIIRLKTPLIIRAPYITIAGQTAPGDGVCVAGESVWINTHDVVIRHMRFRRGETFVGRRDDSIGGNPIGNIMIDHVSASWGLDENMSMYRHMYNDSTGAQEQKLPTVNITIQNSIFSETLDTWNHSFGSTLGGENCTFMRNLWANNAGRNPSIGWYGIFNFVNNVVFNWVHRSIDGGDYRAMYNIVNNYFKPGPETPKNEPIGYRILKPEAGRSKLKYQVYGRAYVNGNIVEGHDKVTKNNWAGGVQVEDRPDAGKYTDNIRWHEPLPMPAFPIMSAKESFDYVIANAGATLPRRDPVDARVTTQVRTGKINPLDNVKLPEKQFEHRRLPIDSYKNGIITDISQVGGYPEYKGTPYADSDDDGMPNDWETKYGLNPNDPSDARKDMSGDGYSNIEKFINGIDPKKKMDWKNPKNNHDTLASLKGAPNQK; encoded by the coding sequence ATGAATCCTATCCCCAAACATTCACTCCAACTGGCATTAGCCGGCCTTTTATTCGGCTCCGCCGCATTCGCGCAGTACCCGAAAATCCCTTCGGCAGCGAAGAAAACAAGCGATTCGCTCCTCGCTGAGGCCGAACGCAAGTCGGAAATCGCGTGGCAGAAGGCATTGCCGATCATCGAAGCGGAGGCTAAAAAGGGCAAGCCCTACATTCCCTGGGCGGCACGGCCGGTGGATCTGCCGCAGTCGGACATTCCCGCGTTTCCGGGCGCCGAGGGCGGTGGGGCATTCAGTTTCGGCGGCCGGGGAGGTAAGGTGTATGTGGTAAAAAGCCTGGCGGACAGCGGTCCCGGTACCTTACGGGATGCCTGTGAGCAGGGTGGTGCACGCATTATCGTCTTCAACGTGGCGGGTATTATCCGTTTGAAAACGCCGCTCATCATCCGCGCGCCTTACATAACCATTGCTGGCCAGACGGCCCCCGGCGACGGCGTGTGCGTGGCGGGCGAAAGCGTGTGGATCAATACGCACGACGTCGTGATCCGGCACATGCGTTTCCGCCGCGGAGAGACATTCGTAGGCCGCCGCGACGATTCCATCGGCGGCAACCCGATCGGCAATATCATGATCGACCACGTGTCGGCGAGCTGGGGGCTGGACGAAAACATGTCGATGTACCGCCATATGTACAACGACAGCACCGGCGCGCAGGAACAAAAACTCCCGACTGTCAACATTACCATTCAGAATTCGATATTTTCCGAAACACTCGATACCTGGAACCACTCCTTCGGCAGCACGCTGGGCGGCGAGAACTGCACATTCATGCGCAACCTCTGGGCCAACAATGCGGGCCGTAACCCGTCGATCGGCTGGTACGGGATATTTAATTTTGTAAACAATGTGGTGTTCAACTGGGTGCACCGATCGATAGATGGCGGCGACTACCGCGCGATGTACAACATTGTGAACAACTACTTCAAGCCCGGTCCCGAAACACCCAAAAACGAACCGATCGGCTACCGCATCCTGAAACCGGAAGCAGGCCGCAGCAAGCTGAAATACCAGGTGTACGGTCGTGCCTACGTGAATGGCAACATCGTGGAGGGCCACGACAAGGTCACCAAAAACAACTGGGCCGGTGGTGTGCAGGTGGAAGACCGGCCCGATGCCGGCAAATACACCGACAACATCCGCTGGCATGAGCCGCTGCCGATGCCGGCATTCCCGATCATGAGCGCTAAGGAGTCGTTCGATTACGTGATCGCGAATGCAGGTGCCACGCTCCCGCGCCGCGACCCCGTGGATGCGCGCGTGACCACGCAGGTACGTACAGGAAAGATCAATCCGCTGGATAACGTAAAATTGCCGGAGAAGCAATTCGAACACCGCCGCCTGCCGATCGATTCTTACAAAAACGGCATTATCACAGACATCTCGCAGGTAGGAGGTTACCCTGAATACAAGGGCACGCCTTACGCGGACTCGGACGACGACGGCATGCCGAATGACTGGGAAACGAAATACGGCCTCAACCCGAACGATCCATCGGACGCGCGGAAAGACATGAGCGGCGACGGGTATTCCAACATCGAGAAGTTCATCAACGGCATTGATCCGAAGAAGAAAATGGACTGGAAAAATCCCAAAAACAACCACGACACGCTGGCTTCGCTGAAAGGCGCGCCGAATCAAAAATAG
- a CDS encoding RagB/SusD family nutrient uptake outer membrane protein, with protein MKKHWIIAALLGLALTSCENVLDKTDLSAFNEEQVFNDTLLAKGYVDYVYDQNLPTWPTGDFLKCTDEIGGESRFFEGTVQVNTVQDFGIGVNATNNYGKLRSINQFLAKLPTGGLSEDVKNRLMAQVTFFRAFRYWDLVQLYGGVPMVLAPLEGVGEEAKEEAAIPRSSTSESVALIVKDLDFSIANLPGRWSNTNDWGRITSGAAAGFKGRILLHYASPQHNPSDLPERWQAAYDANKKAMEVLSANGFKLHSSFSDLWFQEVNNPEAVWVTCYNNKVGDQINKNMTWDNNTRPSYLGTAGGSNQPTWEVVQAFPMKNGKNIEEKGSGYDAQLFYKNRDPRFNQTIAFNGATWTINGNPNYRLWTYFVNNKTIEQKATNTGFYVRKAIDPNLAAGAVANAGTDWIEMRYAEVMLNFAEAACGVNRLDEAYTQLTELRKRAGIEPGADGYYGLNPKMTRAQMFEAILHERQVELAFEGKRFYDLRRWKKFETLLNGKSRNGVTINLKANAPEDFATRRDGMNLDSVYKNYFEIVPKKLDTKFLVNWKPEYYFFAIPQQALTNNPRLEQNIGWPSGTFDPLK; from the coding sequence ATGAAAAAGCATTGGATAATAGCAGCACTTCTCGGCCTTGCATTGACAAGCTGCGAAAACGTGCTCGATAAAACAGACCTTTCCGCATTCAATGAAGAGCAGGTTTTCAACGACACGCTCCTAGCCAAAGGCTATGTGGATTACGTATACGACCAAAACCTGCCCACCTGGCCCACCGGCGACTTCCTGAAATGTACCGACGAGATCGGAGGCGAAAGCCGGTTTTTCGAAGGCACTGTACAGGTGAACACCGTGCAGGATTTCGGGATCGGTGTGAATGCGACCAACAACTACGGCAAGCTCCGTTCGATCAACCAATTCCTGGCCAAGCTGCCAACAGGCGGGCTGAGTGAAGACGTTAAAAACCGCCTGATGGCGCAGGTAACGTTCTTCCGCGCATTTCGTTACTGGGACCTGGTGCAGCTCTACGGCGGTGTGCCAATGGTGCTCGCGCCGCTGGAAGGCGTAGGCGAGGAGGCCAAGGAAGAAGCGGCCATCCCGCGCAGCAGCACGTCCGAAAGCGTGGCGCTGATCGTGAAAGACCTGGATTTCAGCATTGCCAACCTGCCGGGCCGGTGGAGCAATACCAACGACTGGGGCCGCATTACCAGCGGTGCCGCGGCGGGCTTCAAAGGGCGCATTCTCCTGCATTATGCCAGCCCGCAGCATAACCCGAGCGACCTTCCCGAACGCTGGCAGGCCGCATACGATGCCAACAAAAAGGCCATGGAGGTCCTGTCGGCGAACGGTTTCAAGCTGCATAGCAGTTTTAGTGACCTGTGGTTCCAGGAAGTGAATAATCCCGAAGCCGTGTGGGTGACGTGCTACAACAACAAGGTAGGCGACCAGATCAACAAAAATATGACCTGGGACAACAATACGCGGCCTTCTTACCTCGGTACGGCCGGCGGTTCCAACCAGCCGACCTGGGAAGTAGTACAGGCATTTCCGATGAAAAACGGCAAGAATATCGAAGAAAAGGGCTCGGGCTACGATGCGCAACTGTTCTACAAAAACCGCGACCCGCGCTTTAACCAGACCATCGCATTCAACGGCGCGACCTGGACCATTAACGGCAATCCGAACTACCGCTTATGGACCTATTTTGTGAACAACAAAACGATCGAGCAAAAAGCGACCAACACGGGCTTCTACGTCCGCAAGGCCATCGACCCGAACCTGGCAGCAGGCGCGGTTGCGAACGCCGGTACCGACTGGATCGAGATGCGGTATGCCGAAGTAATGCTTAATTTCGCCGAAGCGGCGTGCGGCGTGAACAGGCTCGACGAAGCCTATACCCAGCTTACCGAGCTCCGCAAACGCGCCGGCATCGAGCCGGGCGCGGATGGCTACTACGGTTTAAATCCCAAGATGACCCGTGCGCAAATGTTCGAAGCCATTCTGCACGAACGCCAGGTGGAGCTCGCCTTCGAAGGCAAGCGTTTTTACGACCTGCGCCGCTGGAAAAAATTTGAAACATTGCTCAATGGCAAAAGCCGCAACGGCGTCACCATCAACCTGAAAGCCAATGCACCGGAAGATTTTGCAACCCGCCGCGACGGCATGAACCTCGATTCTGTTTACAAAAACTACTTCGAAATTGTACCTAAAAAGCTGGATACTAAGTTTTTGGTGAACTGGAAGCCGGAGTACTACTTCTTCGCCATCCCGCAGCAGGCATTGACGAATAACCCAAGGCTCGAACAAAACATAGGCTGGCCATCCGGCACATTCGATCCGTTGAAATAA